From Salvia splendens isolate huo1 chromosome 3, SspV2, whole genome shotgun sequence, a single genomic window includes:
- the LOC121796868 gene encoding uncharacterized protein LOC121796868 has translation MEYRSYWAIKKLNQDFQKAGEERRLFLNEMDEFRMEAYDSSSTNKERMKSYHDRMISPGDLTLGDVVLLHNSRLSLFPGKLKSKWTDPYMIKKIYDSGTVEFLALDGTLFQANGHRSVPSPATAAEAAVARWPASGNNLTRRNDRWRAPSDHHPIAVSRAIF, from the exons ATGGAGTATAGGTCTTATTGGGCGATAAAGAAATTGAATCAAGATTTCCAAAAGGCCGGCGAGGAGAGGCGTCTCTTTCTCAATGAGATGGACGAATTTCGAATGGAAGCCTACGATAGCTCGTCCACTAACAAAGAAAGGATGAAATCCTACCATGATAGGATGATTAGTCCAGGAGATCTCACCTTGGGTGATGTAGTTTTGTTGCACAATTCGAGACTCTCCCTCTTCCCCGGAAagttgaagtccaaatggaccgATCCTTACATGATCAAGAAAATCTATGATAGTGGGACGGTTGAGTTTCTAGCTCTGGATGGGACGTTGTTTCAAGCCAATGGCCACC GATCTGTACCTTCGCCAGCGACGGCTGCAGAAGCTGCAGTCGCCCGCTGGCCAGCTTCTGGAAACAACCTGACTCGCCGCAACGACCGCTGGAGGGCCCCCAGCGACCACCATCCAATTGCAGTTTCCAGGGCGATTTTTTGA